CAGGGCATTAAGAGTGACCTCAAAGACCTCCCCGGTGCTCCGCGCTTGGTCCCAAAAGGAGGTATCCTGGGAGACGCTGTACATAGCCACTTCCTTGGCCATCTTCTGGGCCAACATCCTCTGACGTCCCGCGAGATTTATCAAAACCCCGTCCTCCGAGCTGTCCTGGGCAGATTTGAGGGTAAGCCAAATGGAAAGTGCAAAGAGGGAAAAAACCGCCAACAAGGGCAACATCATGCGATAGATCATGCTCCTCTTCAAAGTCCATTCCTCCTCCCCCATCTGAAAACCTGGAATCCCCACTTGCTAGAAAAAATCCCTTTAGATTATACACCAAAAACACAAAGAGCGGGACCTAAGGTATCCGCCTATGGGTCCCGCTGCTCCATCAAGCTGCTCCATTAAACCGGGTAGGCCGCTTCCTCCTTGAGCTCCCCGAGCCCCACGTCCCTCAGGGTGACCCGGGCGTACTTGCGGGGCAGGAAGTCCTTGGCCACCTGGGGGAAAAGAACGTAGGACAACACGTCCTCCGGTTGAAGTATCCAGGGCTCCACCTCTTTCCTGGCCTTATCAAGCTCCGGTTCCAGGAGCTCCCCTGGGCGGCAGGTTATGGGTTCCTCGTCTCCCAGAACCTTCTTCAGTATCTCCGGGTCAACCGGGGCGGGAGTCCTGCCGTAGTAGCCCTGGAACACCTGACGCACCTCCTTGGGAACCACCTTCCACCTCTCCCCCACAAGCACGTTGGCCGCCGCCTGACTTCCCACTATCTGGCTGGTAGGCGTCACCAGGGGAGGATACCCCATCTCCTTCCTCACCCTGGGAACCTCTTCAAGGACCTCCTTGAGCTTGTGAAGGGCCCCCTGTTCCTTGAGCTGGCTCTGCAGGTTGGAGTACATCCCCCCCGGGACCTGGTAGATGAGGATGTTTATGTCCACCCCTTGAACTCCCATTATGAGCTTGGAGTACTTCTCCCTAAGCTTTGAGAAGTGCTCCGCCACGGGAAGCAGCTTCTCCAGGGAAAGGCCCGTGTCATAGGGTCCTCCCGCAAGGGCCGCCACCATGGTCTCCGTGGCGGGCTGGCTGGTGCCCATGGAGAAGGGGGATATGGCACAGTCCACCACGTCCGCCCCGGCCATTATGGAGGCAAGGTACGTCATGGCGGCAAAACCGCTGGTGTAGTGGCTGTGAACCTGCAGTGGCACCTTGCCTATCCGGGACTTTATGGCGTGCACGAGCCGCCCCGCCTCGGTGGGGGACAAAAGCCCCGCCATGTCCTTGATGCATATGGAGTCCGCCCCCATGGACACCATGTCCTCCGCCTGCTTGACGAAGGCCTCCAGGGTGTGGACCGGGGATATGGTGTAGGAGATGGCCATCTGAAGATGCGCTCCCTCTCGCTTCACCTGGTCCGCCGCCACCTCCATGTTCCTCAAGTCGTTCAGAGCGTCGAATACCCTTATGATGTCTATGCCGTTGCCTATGGCGCGCTTGACGAACTCCCGAACCACGTCGTCCGCGTAGTGCCTGTAGCCCACCAGGTTCTGACCCCTAAGGAGCATCTGGAGCTTGGTGTTGGGCATCCGGCGGCGGATCTCCCGGAGCCTCTCCCAGGGGTCCTCATCCAGGAACCTCATGCAGGCGTCAAAGGTGGCCCCTCCCCACACCTCCATGGAGTGGTAACCCACCTGGTCCATGGCCTCCGCTATGGGTATCATGTCCTCGGTCCTAAGACGGGTGGCCATTATGGACTGATGGGCGTCCCTGAAGGCGGTCTCGGTTATCCCGACGGTCCGTTTGGGCACGTCAAAGGGGTCCTTGAAGCTACCCACTTCCCTCTTGTCCTCCCGAGGGGCCTCCGCCACCTTCACATAGGCCCTACGCTGTCCGTTGCCGTTAATCCTGTTCTCATCCGACAACTCAAAACACCTCCAGGGTGGTTAAGCTTCTTTGGATATCTTTTGAACTTTCCGCAAACTTAAAGGGCGGGGGGAACCTTCCCCCCGCCCGGCATACCATCAGGGCCTTTAAAACCTAGCCCTCCACCGGCATCTCCGCCAGGTGCTTGTAGAGGCGCCAGCGCTGACGAAGCTCCCTCTCCTCCTCCGCCAAGAGGGCCTCCGCCACCTCGGGATGCATCTTCTTGAGCACGTTGTAACGGGTCTCGTTGTAAACGTACTCCTTGAGCGGCAGGGTGGGCTCCTTGCTGTCCAATATTAGTGGGTTCTTCCCCTCTTTGGCAAGCTCCGGGTTGTACCGCATCAAGATCCAGTGCCCGGACTCCACCGCCCGCTTCTGCTGCTCGAAACCGTACCTCAGGTCGAAGCCGTGGTTGATGCAGTGGCTGTAGGCGATGATTATGGAGGGTCCGTCGTAGGCCTCCGCCTCAAGGAAGGCCTTCACGCACTGGCTGTCGTTGGCCCCCATGGCCACCCGGGCCACGTAGACGTGGCCGTAGGTCATGGCCATGAGCGCCAGATCCTTCTTGCCGGTCCTCTTGCCGCCGGCGGTGAACTTGGCCACGGCGCCCCGCGGGGTAGCCTTGGACATCTGGCCTCCGGTGTTGGAGTAGACCTCCGTGTCCAGCACCAGGATGTTGACGTTCTTGTCCATGGATATCACGTGGTCCAGCCCACCGTAGCCTATGTCGTAGGCCCAGCCGTCGCCGCCGACTATCCACACGCTCTTCTTCACCAGCGCGTAGGCCACGGAGAGCAGCTCCACCGCCTCGGCGGTGCCTATCTCGCAGAGCTTGTCCTCCAGGATGGCCACCCTCTCCCGCTGGGCCTCTATCTCCTCCTCGGTCACCTGCCTAGCCTCCAGTATGGCGGTCACAAGGTCGTCCCCTATCTGGAGGGCCAGCTTCTTAAGCAGCACCTTTGCGTAGTCCGCCTTCTGATCCAGCGCCAACCTGAACCCAAGGCCGAACTCCGCGCAGTCCTCAAAGAGGGAGTTGCTCCAGGTGGGGCCCCTGCCGAAGTCGTTGTAGGTCCAGGGGGTGGTGGGCAGGTTGCCGCAGTATATGGAGGAGCAGCCCGTGGCGTTGGCCACCATCATCCTGTCTCCGAAGAGGGCGGAGGCCAGCTTCAGGTACGGGGTCTCGCCGCAGCCGCCGCAGGCCCCGGAGAACTCGAAGAGGGGGCGCAGGAGCTGGATGTCCTTAACGGTGGACTTGTTCAGCTTGCTCCTGTCCACGTCCGGAAGGGCCAGGAAGTAGTCCCAGTTCTCCGCCTCCTGGTCCCTCAAGGGCAGCTTGAACTCCATGTTTATGGCCTTCCACTCCGGGTTGGCCTTGTTCTTGGCGGGGCAGTTCTGTACGCAAAGCCCGCAGCCTATGCAGTCCTCCGGCGCCACCTGCACGGTGTACTTCATGCCCTGGAAGTCCTTCCACTTGGCGTCCGCGGACTTGAAGGTCTTAGGGGCCCCCTCCAGGAACTTGGGATCGTACACCTTGGCCCTTATGGCCGCGTGGGGGCACGCCAGGGAGCACTTGCCGCACTGGACGCACACCTCGGGGTCCCACACGGGAATGTCTATGGCTATGTTGCGCTTCTCGTACTGAGAAGTGCCGGTGGGGTAGGTCCCGTCGGGGGGCAGGGCGGAAACGGGGACCGAGTCCGCCTCGTCTATGAGCATGGGCCCCAGGACCTCCTTCACGAAGCAGGGGGCCCACTCGGACATGGGGGGCTTAAGGTCGAAGGTGCTGGTAACCTTGTCGGGCACCTTCACCTCGTGCAGGTGGGCAAGGGTGGCATCCACCGCCTCGATGTTCTTCTGTACCACCGCGTCGCCCTTCTTGCCGTAGGTCTTCTTGATGGACTTCTTTATCTGCTCTATGGCCTCGTCCTTGGGGAGCACCCCGCTTATGGCGAAGAAGCAGGTCTGCATGATGGTGTTGATGCGGCCTCCCATGCCGGTCTCCTTGGCGATGGAAACCGCATCTATCACGTAGAACTTGAGCTGCTTCTCTATGATCTCCCTCTGAATGGTCTTGGGCAGGTGGTCCCAGACCTCATCGGGCCCGTAGGGGCTGTTGAGCAGGAACACCCCACCCTTGGCGGCCCTCTTCAGCACGTTAAGCCGCTCTATGAAGGAGAACTGATGACACGCCACGAAGTTGGCGCTGCCCACCAGGTAGGAGCCCCTGATGGGCTTGGGTCCAAACCGGAGATGGCTTATGGTAAGGCCGCCGGACTTCTTGGAGTCGTAGACGAAGTAGCCCTGGGCGTTGTAGTCGGTCTCCTCGCCTATGATCTTTATGGAGTTCTTGTTGGCCCCCACGGTCCCGTCGGAGCCAAGGCCGTAGAACAGGCACCTGACGGTCTTGGGATCCTCGGTGACGAAGGAGGGATCGTAGTCGATGGAGAGGTAGGTCACGTCGTCCTCTATGCCCACGGTGAAGCCGTTCCGGGGCTCCAGACGATCCAGCTCGTCGAAGACCCCCTTCACCATGGCGGGGGTGAAGTCCTTGGAGGACAGCCCGTAACGGCCGCCCACCACCATTATCTCCGGCCGGTTGGCGAGGGCCTCCACCACGTCCTTGTACAGGGGCTCGCCGCCGGCGCCGGGCTCCTTGCAGCGGTCCAAAACCGCCACAGACCTCACGGTGGCGGGCAGAGCCCTAAGCAGGTGCTCCACGCTGAAGGGCCTGAAGAGGCGGACCTTGATGAGCCCAACCTTCTCGCCCCTCTCCACCAGGTACTCCACGCACTCGTGGGCCACCTCGGCGCCGGAGCCCATCATGATTATGACCTTCTCGGCGTCCCTAGCCCCCACGTAATCGAACAGATGATATCGACGCCCCACTATCTTGGCGAACTTGTCCATGGCCCGCTGCACCGCGTCGGGCATGGCCATGTAGTAGGGGTTCCTGGACTCCATGGACTGGAAGAAGGTGTCCGGGTTCTGGGCGGTGCCGCGGATTATGGGGTCGTCGGGGTTAAGAGCCCTCTCCCGGTGGGCGCGCACCAGGTCCTCGTCTATCATGGCCCTCATGTCGTCGTAGGTGACCTGCTCAACCTTTGACACCTCGTGGCTGATCCTGAAACCGTCGAAGAAGTGGAGGATGGGAATCCTACCCTCCAGGGTGGCCGCCTGGGCTATGAGGGCAAGGTCCATGACCTCCTGGACGGAGCCGGAGCACAGAAGGGCCCACCCGGTGGAACGGGCGGCCATAACGTCCGCGTGGTCGCCGAATATGGAAAGGGCGTGGGCCGCCACGGACCGGGCGGACACGTGCATAACCGTGCTGGTGAGCTCACCGGCTATCTTGTACATGTTGGGGATCATGAGCAGAAGCCCCTGGGAAGCGGTGAAGGTGGTGCCCAAAGCTCCCGCCTGAAGGGCCCCGTGATAGGCGCCGCTGGCCCCCGCCTCGCTCTGCATCTCCACTACCGTGGGAACCGCACCCCATATGTTGGTCCTTCCCTCGGCGCTCCACTGATCCGCCCACTCCCCCATGTTGGAAGATGGGGTTATTGGGTAGATGGCGATGACCTCGCTGGTCGCATGGGCCACGTAGGCCGCCGCTTCGTTGCCATCCAACGTAACCTTCGGTCGCATCCTATCCTACCTCCTTAATTTCCTCCGTCCCAAGGGGCCAGGGACGAGGTTAACGTCTCTCCCCCGCCTCCGCATCCTGCCCCATTGGGATTATTATAACAAACTCACAAAAAAAAGTACCACCCGGAGGAGCTCCCTAAACCGCCGGTTCATGTTGCATTTGCAAGTCAAAAAACCTCAAAACTCGCATAAAAAGTCGGCAAAAAAGGGAATTGCCCCTTACCGGCGCACCGATACAAGATAGCACATATTCGAAAAAAGGGGGAGCCCCGGCTCCCCCAAGAAAATTATCAGATTCACTATGCTGCCGCCCCAAGGGGCCCTAGATCTCCTCCTGGGCGGTCCTGGCTATTATCTCCTCCTGATGGTAACGGTCCAGGTCCACGAAGTAGTCGCTGTACCCCGCCACCCGCACCAGCAGCCCCCGGTAGTTCTCCGGGTTCTCCTGGGCGTCCCTAAGGGTCTTGGAATCCACCACGTTGAACTGTATGTGGTGGCCGCCGAGCCTGAAGTAGGTCCTTATGAGGCGGCAAAGCTTCTCAAGCCCCTCCTCGCCGGCCAACACCGAGGGAAGGAACCGCTGGTTGAGCAGGGTGCCCCCGGACTTCACCTGGTCCATCTTGGACAGGGACTTTATGACCGCCGTGGGCCCGTTCCTGTCCGCCCCGTGGGAAGGAGACGTGCCGTCGGACTCAGGCATGTGGGCGAAACGGCCATTGGGGGTGGCCCCTAGCTTCTTGCCGAAGTACACATGACACGTGGTGGACAGCATGTTTATGTGATACGTGGGCCCCTTGGGGGAGTTCTTGCCCTCTATGGCCCCCACCAGGGACTCGTAGACCCGCCTCATTATCTGGTCCGCGTAATCGTCGTCGTTGCCGAAGAAGGGGGTGCGGTTCCACAGGTACTGGCGCATCTCATCGTACCCCATCCAGTTGCTGTTGCAGGCGGAAACCATCTCCTCCAGGCTGTAGCGGCCATCGTCGAACACGTGCTTCTTGATGGACGATAGGCTGTCGGTGACGGTGCCTATGCCGCAGCACTGGATGTAGTCGGTGTTGTACTTGGCCCCCCCGTCGTAGTAGTCCCTTCCGCTCTCTATGCAGCCCTCTATGAGCACCGACAGGAACGGTGCTGGGGCATATTCGGCGAACATGGCGCTCAGGTAGTTGTCCACCCGGATCTTCACGTCCACCACGTACCGAAGCTGCCTCTCGAAGGCCTCGTAGAGCTCGTCGAAGCTCCTGAAGGCCGAAGGACCGCCGGTGGGGATGCCTATCCTCTTGCCCGTTAAGGGGTCTACCCCGTCGTTAAGGGTTATCTCCAATATCTTTGGCACGTTGAGGTAGCCGTGCAGTATGTAGGCCTCCCTGCCGAAGCACCCGGTCTCTATGCACCCGCTGGTGCCCCCCTCCCGGGCGTCCTCCACGGACTTGCCCATCCGCACCTGCTGCTGCACCACAAGATCCGAGTTGAACACCGACGGATAGCCGGAGCCTCGGCGGATGACCCTGGCGGCGGCCTTCAAGAACCTGTCGGGGGTCCTCTGGGATACGTGGACGCTCACCTGCGGCTGCAGGAGCTGCAGCTCGTCCAGCACCTCCAGTATAAGGTAGGAAGCCTCGCTGGTCCCGTCGGAACCGTCCCGCCTCACCCCCCCCAGGTTTATCTGGGTGAAGTCGTTGTAGGTGCCACTCTCCTGGGCGGTCACGCCGACCTTAGGCGGCGCCGGGGTGTTGTTCACTTTTATCCAGAAACAGGACAGGAGCTCCTTGGCGGCCTCCCGGGTAAGGGTCCCCTCCTCAAGCCCCTTGCGGTAGAAGGGCTCAAGGTGCTGGTCCAGGTGCCCCGGGGACATGGCGTCCCAGCCGTTTAGCTCCGTTATGGTGCCCAAGTGGCAGAACCAGTACATCTGAAGGGCCTCCCAGAAGTCCCTGGGGCTCTTGGCGGGAACCCTCCTGCACACCTCCGCTATCCTCAAAAGCTCCCGCCGCCTTTGGGGGTCCTCCTCTGCGGAGGCCATCCGTTCCGCCTCCTCCGCGTGCCTTAGGGCGAAGATGATGGCCCCGTCGCAGGCTATCTCCATGGCCTTGAGCTCCTCGTCCTTGGCCATGGCGTGGGGGTCGTTGAGCCAATCTATGGAGCTCCTGGCGGACCTTATCCTCTCCTTGAAGTCCTCAAGCCCCATCTGGTAGATGTTGCCCCCAAGGGCGGTGTGCCCCGGGGCCCGCTGCTCCATGAACTCGGTGAAGCAGCCCGCCTCGTACAGGTCCAGCCACTCCCTGGGCATCCGCTCAAAGGCCTTGTCCCGCAGGGACCTTCCCCTCCAGTAGGGGATCACCCGCTCCTCGTAAACTTTTATGTCCTCCTCGGACACGGAGTAGCTGGTCATGGGGCGGGAGTTGAGTATGCGCAGGTCCTCCGCGGAGTGGCAGTTGAGCTCCGGGAAGGTGGACACCGCCTTGGGCCTTGGCCCCCTCTCCCCCACTATGAGCTCAAGGGGGCCTATGTAGATGGTCTTCTTCTCGCACAGGTTCTTGAAGTTCATGGCCCTCATGACCGGGGTGGAGTACTTGCCGTAGTTCTCCCGGTAGAAGTCCGTCACGATGAGCGCCCGCTCAATGGAGACGCTGGGCTTCGTGGAAAAACTCTCCTCCCTCAACCTTGCTATCCGCTCGTTCATCCTCATCACCCTCCCACCTTGACTTCCAAGCCCATCTCTTCAAGGATCCCCGCCACCTCCCACATCAAATCGGCGGACGGGGGGGCCACCTCCGGCATTTCCGCAAGCCCATACTCCAGCCCACAGCGGCGGTACTTCTGCATCCCCGCGGAGTGATACGGAAGCACGTGAATCCTTTTAAGCCCAAGCTCCAACATGGTCTTCCCCATGAGGCTTACGTTGGAAGGTTGATCGTTCAGCGATGGTATGAGGGGGAACCTTATCCATATCTTCCCGCCGCAGCCCCCTTCAACGAGGGCCCTAAGGTTCTCCAGCACCGGGCCGTTGCCAACGCCTGTGAGGCGCCGGTGCTGCTCGTCGTCCATGTGTTTAAGGTCGTAGAGGATTAGGTCCGATGCCCTGCCGGCCGCAAGGGCCCCCTCAAGGGGGGCGTAGCCGCTGGTGTCCAAGGCCACGTGGACCCCCGCGTCTTTGAGAAGCCCCATGCAGGCCAGGAGGAACTCCATCTGCGAGAGGGGCTCCCCGCCGGAGAAGGTGACCCCTCCGCCGGACTCGTCGAAGAAGATCTCGTCATCAAGGGCCTTGCGCAGCACCTCCTCGGGGGTCATCTGAAACCCCACTTTCTTGAGGGCCTCGGTTGGGCATTGATCGGCGCACGTGCCGCAAAGATCGCAGACAGCGCGGTCTATCAGCAATCTCTCCGCGATCTTAAGGGCCCCCTTAGGGCAGGCCCCTACGCACCGCCCGCAGGCCACGCACCTCTCCACGGAGTAGGAGAGGGAGGGGCCGAACTCCCAGCTCTCCGGGTTGTGGCACCAAAGGCATCTCAAGGGACACCCCTTGAGGTGGAACGTGGTCCTTATGCCGGGACCGTCGTGGATGGAGTAGCGCTTTACGTCGTAAACTAAACCCTTCACGCGGCACACCGCCCCCCTTGGGCGGTCGCCAAGGGCCGCCCGTCGTTACATGGAACCTTCTTCCTTGGTCTCCTTTATAGGGTCCAGCTCCCATTGACTTGCGAAGTAGTACTTTCTTATGAACCGCTCCTGCACCTCAAAGGACCAGTGCACGTCCCGTATGTACTCCGCGGCTCCGTTGAAGTCCTTCCTCCCAAGGAGGTTCACTATCTCCTGGTGCTCCTTAACTGAGTTGAGCTCCCATTCCTTCACGAACCCCTTGCTCCTTGGGAAGTCATAGAGCCGTTCCTTGAGTATCCTCACCGTGTGGAGCAGGTCCTGGTTCTCCGAGAGCCCAAGGTAGGTGTTGTGGAAGTCCAGGTTCAACCGGTAGAAACGATTGAAGTCGTCGTCCCCAAGGGCCTCCTCCATCTCAAGGTTCAAGGCCTCCATGCGCTTTACATGCTGATCCGTGATCTTGAGGGCCTCGTTGACCACCACCGCCCCCTCCAGGGCTCCCAGGATCTCGTAGATGTTCTTTATCTTCTTGAGATCCAGAGGGTTCACCATGATGCCCCGCCTTGGGTATATGGTCACGAAACCCTCCGCCTCCAGCTGGAAAAGGGCGTCCCGCAAAGGGGTCTTGCTCATGCCAAGGTTCCTGCTTATCTCGTTGAGGTCGAGAAACGAGCCCTGTTTAAGCCGCCCCTCGTTCATCTCCCTTTTCAAGTACTCGTACACCTGCTCGCGGAGCGACTTGAGGTTAAGCTCCAATGGAAAGCCCCCCTTGTGTATTCTAACACAGATATATCAGATATCAAGCACCATGGGATCCACAAAAGGCGGGGCCCCCTCCATGGCCGGCACGCCAGCGTGGAAACCCAAGTTATCCCGCTAAAACCGGGGCTCCAACGGGGAAAGCCGAGGGGTCTGCTGATACATCAGTAGCCACAAGATCAAGCCCCCTCCCGCCTTAGGATTATAGGATTATAAATTTAGCGGTCAGGGGCTTCAAGTTTGAGTTAGCTCGCTCCGGGGGAGCAAAAGATCAAAGCCCTCTCTTCTTAAGAACCCTCGACAGGGCCCCCGCCCCGGCGGACAGGGCGTAGAACCCCGGAAGGTCCGTGAGCGCCGCCGCTCCCAGGAGGATAAGGCAGGCAAGCCCCACCA
The sequence above is a segment of the Thermanaerothrix sp. genome. Coding sequences within it:
- a CDS encoding glycyl-radical enzyme activating protein; translated protein: MKGLVYDVKRYSIHDGPGIRTTFHLKGCPLRCLWCHNPESWEFGPSLSYSVERCVACGRCVGACPKGALKIAERLLIDRAVCDLCGTCADQCPTEALKKVGFQMTPEEVLRKALDDEIFFDESGGGVTFSGGEPLSQMEFLLACMGLLKDAGVHVALDTSGYAPLEGALAAGRASDLILYDLKHMDDEQHRRLTGVGNGPVLENLRALVEGGCGGKIWIRFPLIPSLNDQPSNVSLMGKTMLELGLKRIHVLPYHSAGMQKYRRCGLEYGLAEMPEVAPPSADLMWEVAGILEEMGLEVKVGG
- a CDS encoding GntR family transcriptional regulator — translated: MELNLKSLREQVYEYLKREMNEGRLKQGSFLDLNEISRNLGMSKTPLRDALFQLEAEGFVTIYPRRGIMVNPLDLKKIKNIYEILGALEGAVVVNEALKITDQHVKRMEALNLEMEEALGDDDFNRFYRLNLDFHNTYLGLSENQDLLHTVRILKERLYDFPRSKGFVKEWELNSVKEHQEIVNLLGRKDFNGAAEYIRDVHWSFEVQERFIRKYYFASQWELDPIKETKEEGSM
- the nifJ gene encoding pyruvate:ferredoxin (flavodoxin) oxidoreductase, producing MRPKVTLDGNEAAAYVAHATSEVIAIYPITPSSNMGEWADQWSAEGRTNIWGAVPTVVEMQSEAGASGAYHGALQAGALGTTFTASQGLLLMIPNMYKIAGELTSTVMHVSARSVAAHALSIFGDHADVMAARSTGWALLCSGSVQEVMDLALIAQAATLEGRIPILHFFDGFRISHEVSKVEQVTYDDMRAMIDEDLVRAHRERALNPDDPIIRGTAQNPDTFFQSMESRNPYYMAMPDAVQRAMDKFAKIVGRRYHLFDYVGARDAEKVIIMMGSGAEVAHECVEYLVERGEKVGLIKVRLFRPFSVEHLLRALPATVRSVAVLDRCKEPGAGGEPLYKDVVEALANRPEIMVVGGRYGLSSKDFTPAMVKGVFDELDRLEPRNGFTVGIEDDVTYLSIDYDPSFVTEDPKTVRCLFYGLGSDGTVGANKNSIKIIGEETDYNAQGYFVYDSKKSGGLTISHLRFGPKPIRGSYLVGSANFVACHQFSFIERLNVLKRAAKGGVFLLNSPYGPDEVWDHLPKTIQREIIEKQLKFYVIDAVSIAKETGMGGRINTIMQTCFFAISGVLPKDEAIEQIKKSIKKTYGKKGDAVVQKNIEAVDATLAHLHEVKVPDKVTSTFDLKPPMSEWAPCFVKEVLGPMLIDEADSVPVSALPPDGTYPTGTSQYEKRNIAIDIPVWDPEVCVQCGKCSLACPHAAIRAKVYDPKFLEGAPKTFKSADAKWKDFQGMKYTVQVAPEDCIGCGLCVQNCPAKNKANPEWKAINMEFKLPLRDQEAENWDYFLALPDVDRSKLNKSTVKDIQLLRPLFEFSGACGGCGETPYLKLASALFGDRMMVANATGCSSIYCGNLPTTPWTYNDFGRGPTWSNSLFEDCAEFGLGFRLALDQKADYAKVLLKKLALQIGDDLVTAILEARQVTEEEIEAQRERVAILEDKLCEIGTAEAVELLSVAYALVKKSVWIVGGDGWAYDIGYGGLDHVISMDKNVNILVLDTEVYSNTGGQMSKATPRGAVAKFTAGGKRTGKKDLALMAMTYGHVYVARVAMGANDSQCVKAFLEAEAYDGPSIIIAYSHCINHGFDLRYGFEQQKRAVESGHWILMRYNPELAKEGKNPLILDSKEPTLPLKEYVYNETRYNVLKKMHPEVAEALLAEEERELRQRWRLYKHLAEMPVEG
- a CDS encoding pyruvate carboxylase subunit B codes for the protein MSDENRINGNGQRRAYVKVAEAPREDKREVGSFKDPFDVPKRTVGITETAFRDAHQSIMATRLRTEDMIPIAEAMDQVGYHSMEVWGGATFDACMRFLDEDPWERLREIRRRMPNTKLQMLLRGQNLVGYRHYADDVVREFVKRAIGNGIDIIRVFDALNDLRNMEVAADQVKREGAHLQMAISYTISPVHTLEAFVKQAEDMVSMGADSICIKDMAGLLSPTEAGRLVHAIKSRIGKVPLQVHSHYTSGFAAMTYLASIMAGADVVDCAISPFSMGTSQPATETMVAALAGGPYDTGLSLEKLLPVAEHFSKLREKYSKLIMGVQGVDINILIYQVPGGMYSNLQSQLKEQGALHKLKEVLEEVPRVRKEMGYPPLVTPTSQIVGSQAAANVLVGERWKVVPKEVRQVFQGYYGRTPAPVDPEILKKVLGDEEPITCRPGELLEPELDKARKEVEPWILQPEDVLSYVLFPQVAKDFLPRKYARVTLRDVGLGELKEEAAYPV
- a CDS encoding glycyl radical protein, with translation MNERIARLREESFSTKPSVSIERALIVTDFYRENYGKYSTPVMRAMNFKNLCEKKTIYIGPLELIVGERGPRPKAVSTFPELNCHSAEDLRILNSRPMTSYSVSEEDIKVYEERVIPYWRGRSLRDKAFERMPREWLDLYEAGCFTEFMEQRAPGHTALGGNIYQMGLEDFKERIRSARSSIDWLNDPHAMAKDEELKAMEIACDGAIIFALRHAEEAERMASAEEDPQRRRELLRIAEVCRRVPAKSPRDFWEALQMYWFCHLGTITELNGWDAMSPGHLDQHLEPFYRKGLEEGTLTREAAKELLSCFWIKVNNTPAPPKVGVTAQESGTYNDFTQINLGGVRRDGSDGTSEASYLILEVLDELQLLQPQVSVHVSQRTPDRFLKAAARVIRRGSGYPSVFNSDLVVQQQVRMGKSVEDAREGGTSGCIETGCFGREAYILHGYLNVPKILEITLNDGVDPLTGKRIGIPTGGPSAFRSFDELYEAFERQLRYVVDVKIRVDNYLSAMFAEYAPAPFLSVLIEGCIESGRDYYDGGAKYNTDYIQCCGIGTVTDSLSSIKKHVFDDGRYSLEEMVSACNSNWMGYDEMRQYLWNRTPFFGNDDDYADQIMRRVYESLVGAIEGKNSPKGPTYHINMLSTTCHVYFGKKLGATPNGRFAHMPESDGTSPSHGADRNGPTAVIKSLSKMDQVKSGGTLLNQRFLPSVLAGEEGLEKLCRLIRTYFRLGGHHIQFNVVDSKTLRDAQENPENYRGLLVRVAGYSDYFVDLDRYHQEEIIARTAQEEI